GTAGTAGGCGGGCCGCACGTCGGAATTGAACGAGTATTGCCAACGCAGGCGATAGACTCGGGCGCCGATCGGCGAGACTTGTAGATTATAGGGGATATTGAGGAGCCGGTAATAGATCGGTTCGGACATTTCCGAGCGATTTCCGGCTTCATCATAGGCTTCGAGATACCAAAAGTAGCCGCGCGAATCGCCGGTCTCGATATCGGGCGACAGCATATTCAGCCCCCTCCCCTCAAAACCTGTTGAATCCCCGACGTCCACCCACGAGCAGGGATCTCCTTCCAGCTCGGAATCCACTCCCACCCGCAGGTCCCTGACCACGAAACGGTTGCGCAGGTCGGTCTGATCCTCGGCCAGTCTCCAGACGCGATAGCCGGCGACGTCCGGTTCGCTGTTGGCGAACCACTCCACACGCGCCTGATACGAGCGCTCGTTCGGCGCGGGTTCGGGGCGAATGCCGATCTGCGGGTATACGTAGTCAGCCGACCGGGGCACAAATTGAGGTTTGGCCGGAGCGAGGTCGTCGCGGCTGGTCTGGTCGTCGCCGCAGCCGGCGACGAGCAGCAGAATCGCCGTGACGAAGAGAATGCACAGAGATTTCATCGGCAATCCTCCACCTTAGCGAAGTCGGAGCGAAAGGCTGACGCGATGGGTGTTTCCGAGTTCCCGCGAGAGGTAGGCATAGTCCACCGTCGCTCGCCAGACGGAAATCCCCGCGCCGGCCGTCCACTCGTCTCCCCACAGTCCACCCCGCAACGCCAGCACGCCTTCCATGCGGTATTCGAGCCCGAGATGGTGGGTTTGTTCCCAGCGATACTCGGTGTCGTAGCTGGCGAGGATTTGGCTGCGGCGGCCCGGCAGTTTCTGGGTGAAGGCGAAGCCGTGACGGAAATTGGGGGGAATGGCATCCTTGTTATTCTCGCCCCAATCCACCGCCGTGCGCGTGGCGTCCTGCCAGTTGAATCCCCAGGCCAGATTCGCCTTCCATTTTTCGGCGACGAGGTCCTGCATTCCGATGCGGATCTGCATGCCGAAGTCCGCGCCGATTCCCGAACCGGAGGCTTCTCCCAGACTGTGGCTGATGAATTTCGCGCTGGCCCCGACGGGAATTTCGAGGGGGAGCTGGAAGTAGGCCCAACCGAAGTCAAGGGTAACGCGATTCAGTTTGGCGAAGGTCACGAAGACGGCCGATTCGTTGTCGGCAAAGATCCCGTGCGGGGCGGCGCCGGTGGCGAGCAGATATTCCTGAACGGATAGCGTATCGCCGTTGATGACCCGGTTGCGGGAATCGGCATAGTTGGGGTGCTCTTCGATGTTGGGGACGGACAGACGGATGTAGTTCACGCCGAGCACCGCGCCGCTGGCGGGAAGCGTGATTCCGACCACCGAGTAGTTGGCCAGTCCGTCCCACAAGTCGGCATACATTCCCTGCGCCTGCGGGCCGCTCACGTAGCCGATGGCGGCCGGATTCCAGTAGAAACCGAGTCCATCGTCGGCATGCGCGGTCATCGCTCCGCCCATTCCCACGGCGCGCGCCCCCACGCCGATCTCGAGGAATTCTCCGGCATATTTGGCGGCTTGCGCCGTCGTCGCGCAGAGAATCAGCAGGCCGAGGCCGATCCAGACTCGCTTCATCATCGCACCTTCGCCAGCTTGATGATTTTTTCCACTTCCTGCTTGCCCTGTTTGGCCGTGATTCTCGCGAAATAGACTCCGTTGGCCACCTCATCTTGGTGCATGTCCCTTCCGTTCCAGAAGATCTCGCGGTAGTTGGCCACGGCGCGGGCTCGTTCGCGGATCGTCTGAATATGGCGGCCGGATACGGTGAAGATCTTGACCTCGACGAAATCGTCGGTCACGTCCGTCACTACGTAGGCAATGGTCGTACCGGCCTGGAATGGATTGGGGTAGTTGATGGCCCATTCGATTCCGAACTCGCCGCGCACTTCAAAGTCGGCGGTGAGGCTGTCGGTGTTGCCGATGTTATCGGTGGCTTTGACCCGAATCGTGTGGGTTCCCGGATCGAGTTCGTGTCGGACGATGGCGCTGATGTTGCCGCCCCAGGCCGAGGAGTCGGACCAGGCGATGTCGGAATCGGGGAGAGTGTCGCCGTCGAGCACGAAGTAGAATCGGCCGGGCGAGCGATCAATGCCGCTGAGGTCGGAGAGGTTCGCGTAGATTTCCGGTTTTCGCGGCAGAATCGAATGTCGCGTGAAGCGCAGTCCCTCGGCCGCGAGCGAAATATCGGGACCGCGATTGTCCGAGTAGCGGAACACGGCGAACGTGCCGAGGCAGAGAGCGTCGCCGGAGACGCGTCCTCCCCAGCGGACCTGAAATCCGCCGCTGGGGGGATAGGTGGTATCACGGCGAACGGTCTCGATAGTCTGATTGCGCAGCATCCACCACTCGTCATAGCCGTCCCGCTTCAGAAACAGCGCGACGTTGGATACCATGCTCGAGTCGAGCAGGCCGGTGAAGGTCTTGGTGACGCGGGCGGAACCGCCTTCGGCCAACCGTTCAGTGGTGTCGGACAAGGTCACGCGGAAGGCGCGGGTGGACTGCCCGGAAACAACCGGGAAAAGACCGACCGACGCCAATCGAGCCAACTGCGCGATGGAGACCGAATCGGCGCGATAGATCAGGCAAGTGGGACTGGTGGGCAGGGAACCGGGCCACACTCGCACTTGGATCGTATCGGCTACGCCCGGTCGCCAGAAAACATGCGGAATGTTGGTCTGGGGAGACAAGCGCGGCAGATAGGTTCCCAGAGTATTGCTGGCGGGGAAGATATGGGGAGCCGACAGAACGGTTTGGTAATGGTTGTTGGCCTCGTTGGTCTCGGTGATGACGTTGTCCGGATCGAGGAGAACGGTTACGCGATAGGAACCGGGCCGGAACAGCGTGAGAATTCGAGTCTCGAACAGGGGCGGCTGCTGCCACGGGTTCATGACCGATGCGAAGGTGGCGAAGGAATCGGCCGGCACGGTGACGATGCGGCCGAGCGTGGAATCGTAGTAGGTCGAATCATGGACAGCGGTCAGGCGGATGCGCAATTCCGGATTGGCCTGCGTGGAGTCGGTGGCTACGCGCTGGATCGGCACCGAGAACTCGGGAACCGCCGCCGGACGATAGCGAGGGTAGATCTCTCCGCCCTGATAGATTCCGTAGTCCGCACGCTGTTCAACGGTGGGCGAGAACTCGGCCGTGGTAACCTCGCTCCCTCCGGCAAGCTGAACGAAAAACTGAAGGCGATAGGTACCGCCGTAGACCGGATGGGGACCCAGATCGGGAGTCTGCCACCGCCCCACAGGAGTCCGTGTGAGCCGCACGGTGTCGAGCACCACCGGTCCCTGAGCGGGGCGGAAGACTCCCCGCGCGCGAACGGTTTCGATTCGGTCGCGGTGCGTCATCCCGACCTCGAAACGAAACAGGGTATCGTTGGGAATGAACGAGTAGGGCAACGTGGTCAGGTTGTACACCCGCAGATCGGCCATGCTGTCGGCATGGAAAATGGGAAGGGCCGCGATGGCGTCGCGCGGGGGAATTCCCGGACCTCCGGGATCGGTGGCGTAGAGGACAACGTTACCGGCGGGAGCGATGAACCGCCGACTCGCGACCGGCCCGACCAGCACCGCGAGCGAATCGAATTGCTGAGTCCGGACGGGAATGGGAATCACCAGCGACGTATTGAAGGCCGGAGTCTTGCTGCGCGTGGTGGTGTACGACACCCCATACACGACTTCGGTGGTGTTGAAAGCGCCGTTGTAGGGCAACAGATAGACGTTGGTGACGCGGCCCTGCGGATCCCACGGCAGACGGCCGCTGACATAGAGGGTGTCGGTCGAGCGGGCCACGTTGGTGTCGAGCCGAACGTCCGTCCACAGGGTCTGCGGCAAGGCCAACCGCACTCCGGGATCACCGAGCAGCGCCATAGACATCATCATCGAGAACGTCGAGTTCTGAATGGTCGGGGGAGCTCCAGTTCTCCAATAGAGAATCTTGTTGAGCGTGATGATCTCGCCCGTCGTCATTCCCGGCAGTTCGCCCACGAAATTGAACAGGCGGGCCTGCATGGCTGCGCCCGCGGCGGCCCATCCTAGGCAGGTCGTGCTGTAGACGCCAATGGCGCCGACCGGATCGAGTCGGCTGTTGCGGCTGAAGAGAAACGCTTCGCCCAGAACCCCCGACTGATTCCGGTCGTCGAAGGCTCCCACGAAGCAGGTGAAGTT
The genomic region above belongs to bacterium and contains:
- a CDS encoding T9SS type A sorting domain-containing protein, which codes for IIVNIPGIVRLTAEDLRLAGCPVELITAHDTHLHNRGRELPFHFVGGADGRFDDYDYIDFYAIPNERTYSSITPSLYQDFWTTENVYWLSWGDGRLGLRLSEEDGSWKTGSLWGPSRVKSQNYVRITSHFERDLKMDRLQESTSRWNATLQTYGPQSVYEDHWFWGDYIDVLSSRQFSASIFYPYTRSQQFQRFVGVRAALQGLSFDHHRAIVSLNGITAPGLIVGKVTANDNNIPWISQTPIIVQTVPGSPVGIENSDLLPSGNVLSVSVPGDGLGGTLDKIYANWFEVDYDRDLRALNNYFMFSFDTTRGDTFSYDIRGFANGNIEVWKLGQSRLTNLSIRSVHPADEGSSYAVRFQLISYDGYTVLAFDDRHPRPPLAIVPEYGTRDLRNLTGSEYLIIYHDSFADDESLRRLDSLRRVTFHGSVDTFRVSEIYDQFSHGIANPEAIQRFLKYAYEHWTVRPTHACLIGDGIVDTRDPYHQQGNLIPSLYIPTWQYGMTASDGLFGCVSGPPSDILPDVAIGRISCRSPEELAAYVEKLVRYQDPNSTDYSSLFHSRFLFVSDGRDSRFNFDRSYSEPSISLLPDHCNVSRVYLDSITSGQGPSILRNAFRDGAILVNYNGHGAGGQWSGTNLMDVSGVSLLNNAHAYPFITNFTCFVGAFDDRNQSGVLGEAFLFSRNSRLDPVGAIGVYSTTCLGWAAAGAAMQARLFNFVGELPGMTTGEIITLNKILYWRTGAPPTIQNSTFSMMMSMALLGDPGVRLALPQTLWTDVRLDTNVARSTDTLYVSGRLPWDPQGRVTNVYLLPYNGAFNTTEVVYGVSYTTTRSKTPAFNTSLVIPIPVRTQQFDSLAVLVGPVASRRFIAPAGNVVLYATDPGGPGIPPRDAIAALPIFHADSMADLRVYNLTTLPYSFIPNDTLFRFEVGMTHRDRIETVRARGVFRPAQGPVVLDTVRLTRTPVGRWQTPDLGPHPVYGGTYRLQFFVQLAGGSEVTTAEFSPTVEQRADYGIYQGGEIYPRYRPAAVPEFSVPIQRVATDSTQANPELRIRLTAVHDSTYYDSTLGRIVTVPADSFATFASVMNPWQQPPLFETRILTLFRPGSYRVTVLLDPDNVITETNEANNHYQTVLSAPHIFPASNTLGTYLPRLSPQTNIPHVFWRPGVADTIQVRVWPGSLPTSPTCLIYRADSVSIAQLARLASVGLFPVVSGQSTRAFRVTLSDTTERLAEGGSARVTKTFTGLLDSSMVSNVALFLKRDGYDEWWMLRNQTIETVRRDTTYPPSGGFQVRWGGRVSGDALCLGTFAVFRYSDNRGPDISLAAEGLRFTRHSILPRKPEIYANLSDLSGIDRSPGRFYFVLDGDTLPDSDIAWSDSSAWGGNISAIVRHELDPGTHTIRVKATDNIGNTDSLTADFEVRGEFGIEWAINYPNPFQAGTTIAYVVTDVTDDFVEVKIFTVSGRHIQTIRERARAVANYREIFWNGRDMHQDEVANGVYFARITAKQGKQEVEKIIKLAKVR